The Chthonomonadales bacterium genome contains the following window.
GAGCAACCGGCGGCATATGAGCGCCTGCGAGCAGAAGTCGGCCACCGTCACCGGCGAGCGGTCGCCCTTCCAGAGGGTCTCGGCGGAGACCAGTCCCTCGCGCACAGCCTCGCATACGCGACACGCCTCGCGAGCGGCGTCGAGAGCCGCACCGCGCTCCTCCTGCCACGCCATGGGCATCTCCTTCTGCTCGCGGGCGCCGCGCCGGCGCGGCCTGGAATCGCCGCGCCCCGCTCGCGTAACGAGCGGGGCGCGGCGGCAAACGGGGCCGGAATCGGCTGCCTACCGACGGCGACTCCGGCGGCGGAACCCGGGCTCGGCCCGTCGCAGCGGGACGGGGGTCCTGGCCGGCCGGGTCCGCGCGCGCAAGGCCAGCCAGGCAGCCCAGGCGCCGCCGAACATCGTGAGCGCGGTCAGCGCCACAGCCAGGCTCTGCGGTACGAAACTCATCCTGTTCAACCCCTCCTGAACCATCGGGCCGAGAACGATCACTCTCCTCATTCCATAAGGATGAGCACCCCGCGGAGTTCCCGCGCGGCACACAAGCCGGCCGAAACGGCCCGTGGAGCGGCTACTGGCGCACGTGGGCCGAGCTCACCAGCAGCTCGCTGAGGTTGGCGAGCCCCAGTGGCACGGCCGACACTTTGCGCTTGATGCGCGCCAGGGCGTTGTCCACCGACTTCGTTTTGCAGCGCAACTCGGTGGCGATCTCCCGGTACGATTTGCCCACCTGGTAGCCGGCAAGCACGCGCCACTCGAAATCGGAGAGCATCTGCTGCAGCATCTCGTGCAGCCGCCGCGTGTCCTCGCTCTGAAGCACGAGGCCCTCCGGGTCCTGCATCTCCGTCGATGGAATGATGTCCGACAGGTTCCACTCGGGGCCGCCGTCGTCGGCGGGAGACTCCAGGGAGAGCGAGGTGTTCAGAGGCATCTGCTTCTGGCGGGTTGCCGTCTTGATCGCGGTGATGATGTGGCGCTGGATGCAGACCTTGGCGAAGGCGGGGAACGAGATGGCCCGCTCACAACGGAAATCGACGATCGCCT
Protein-coding sequences here:
- the sigH gene encoding RNA polymerase sporulation sigma factor SigH yields the protein MRHRRHHRVASGPRGPTYRPGCCPETQNPDYWETRVDSEVQHHLKPTHARYLEMADREVVSRAQEGEELAAEFLLYKYRNLVRTKVKSYFLVGAEKEDLLQVGMIGLWQAIVDFRCERAISFPAFAKVCIQRHIITAIKTATRQKQMPLNTSLSLESPADDGGPEWNLSDIIPSTEMQDPEGLVLQSEDTRRLHEMLQQMLSDFEWRVLAGYQVGKSYREIATELRCKTKSVDNALARIKRKVSAVPLGLANLSELLVSSAHVRQ